A single Oncorhynchus nerka isolate Pitt River linkage group LG10, Oner_Uvic_2.0, whole genome shotgun sequence DNA region contains:
- the LOC115135509 gene encoding pecanex-like protein 3 produces the protein MGSQALQILRQGVWASLTGGWYVDPHQSTFSNCFHLYLWIFLLAFPFLLYMSLPPSLVVAGVYCAVVAAFFTVIKAVNFRLHAMFDLGEIVDKRQASLITDAPRLEEGDDGSGGHDGNQHGDSNVGVEMTVFRKVNSTPPVRCSSQHSLFGLNQVSEFLPQLDDSGGSKDIKDLMREQGSNNLIVTSAQREILRHSSQDPIHVANVANMVQSCLAAALGGEFPGLRGVGAGMSGGFGSLQPGECISIPPSPSSQEDGGEKGQLEEIEGMLEQLSQQSPDEDVIVMGAYSPLGPSAESGSLGDTPISPLIKSSLSEELSENLLGLGLDPVAFAPGTEHPGSRSGVALAAGSTDSCFSGGGAATDRETLSTVSSYRSEKTDSTQLESPSLSLPRNIDAGTPTSAPALGISTLEPAEEPVLQGGSDTDDLSDSELLRSPAKACSLGQELDRTLVEGEDLPPVHSDIVQPPSLQDSSPSSSGHSESCDLDRRVPPLPPPRQASSVPSGLALGLVCSEPALPVSSTPFLHSEQSSLQAQQVVRPKDLKLLRTGGSSVGHRPGRRKAPRKRGGAGSSSFDCGSYRRHHGQHRDYIPVRSRLGAKAYSESLFEDSSDEDDGSDMSAGSSLGSQRRYSSDDDDDDDSSSSTSCYSPDLANAGITNPPPSSTQLPNPREGELSETAGPSHSQRAQRSASTASAKTHARVLSMDGAGGGHTNTVALPSTMLTSSTPAPRPLTVSKSDLEARTCHTDGFPGTHHHRLDSLGGSWAGNQTGWRAGELVEEGAVGGALAPEEGGKRDSMSSVKRTQAIRRRHNAGSNPTPPPSTMGSPPSLQDLQRARTSSHSRTRTLPSALQFATSLLLPRGGVHEASTFDDTTEGAVHYFYDEGGVKRSYTFGPAGGGYEDPVAERERQSQSSSFTSTDVQEGAPVLTMLQPRPVVLQGMQVRRVPLEMSEMPEFDLDHESLHESHENTLMIEEKAKPKQYYRFWVLPGKWLRVRYDRLALLALLDRNRGVGENVFAVVLASMVAFLGFLLLLEGFFRDIWVFQFCLVIASCQYSLLKSVQPDAASPMHGHNWVIVYSRPIYFCLCCALIWVLDLTGRSGHLQPFSLYGVTFFSAHFLLCARDVLIVFALCFPVIFLFGLLPQVNTFLMCLLEQVDMHIFGGTATTSPLSSLYSLLRSVLVASLLYGFCLGAINAPWEHPHVPVLFSVFCGLLLALSYHLSRQSSDPVILWSLVRSKFFPELESRTPEEPPLEIKDPLPGKLRDSVREIFHSDLVMCPLMAVITFAISASTVFIALQPALSYILYMVAGVVGFLTHYLLPQLRKQLPWFCLAHPVLRSREYSQFEVRDAAQLMWFEKLYAWLQCVEKYVIYPAVVLNSLTTEAQRVSLKPKELDIYGRALFISLAGMKLLRSSFCAPSLQYVTLSFTALFFLFDYPHFSETFLLDYFFMSILFSKLWDLLYKLRFVLTYIAPWQITWGSAFHAFAQPFAVPHSAMLFVQAVFSALFSTPLNPVLGSAVFVTSYTRPVKFWERDYNTKRVDHSNTRLATQLDRNPGADDNNLNSIFYEHLTRSLQHSLCGDLLLGRWGNYTTGDCFILASDYLNALVHVIEIGNGLVTFQLRGLEFRGTYCQQREVEAITEGVEEDEGCCCCEPGHLPHMLSFNAAFGQRWLAWEVAATKYVLEGYSISDNNAASMLQVFDLRKILITYYVKSIIFYVSRSPKLEEWLANETVQEALRPCLGPAYVDSDPTFNLNIDEDYDHRASGVTPTAFCMVYLDWIQYCNSRRPTPVEDSERDSPLITLCFGLCILGRRALGTASHSMSASLEPFLYGLHALFKGDFRITSPRDEWVFADMDLLNRVVAPGVRMSLKLHQDHFTSPDEYEDPVVLYDAITANEEKMLISHEGDPVWRSAILANMPSLLALRHVMDDGSDEYKIIMLNKRFLSFRVIKVNRECVRGLWAGQQQELVFLRNRNPERGSIQNAKQALRNMINSSCDQPIGYPIYVSPLTTSYAGGHTQLRSVWGGPVSPHNIYTWLISSWDRLQKGCGAGCNSGGNIEDSDCGGGSTSISNNPAAHTTQSTPASSLPLPQPHFTSIHPPMGTDNPVGPTPTWPHHPQPLPLALLSQSEGRMDAGLVTSLHRTSSIQGLLGQHLSSSQLSFSSSVAMPSLPGPERFCPGSFQEGVHRGSGRTGHGLGQGSGLHYEGLYGKWSLSGRKGFNGPASAESDSGGSPCIRTQSTPPAARLEASPTQDPLGVTQSAETTTLTAGEPPSPAPREESTELPLLEHLD, from the exons ATGGGTTCCCAAGCTCTTCAGATACTGCGGCAGGGGGTGTGGGCTTCGCTCACAGGAGGCTGGTATGTGGACCCCCATCAGAGCACATTCTCCAACTGCTTCCACCTGTACCTCTGGATCTTTCTCCTGGCCTTCCCTTTCCTGCTTTACATG TCTCTCCCCCCCAGCCTGGTTGTGGCAGGTGTGTACTGTGCTGTGGTGGCAGCCTTCTTCACTGTCATAAAGGCAGTGAACTTTCGCCTCCATGCCATGTTCGACCTGGGGGAGATAGTGGATAAGAGGCAGGCCTCGCTCATAACCGACGCCCCACGGCTAGAAGAGGGGGATGATGGGTCCGGAGGCCACGACGGGAATCAGCATGG GGACAGCAATGTTGGTGTGGAGATGACTGTGTTCAGGAAGGTCAACTCAACACCTCCAGTTCGCTGCAGCTCCCAGCACTCTCTGTTTGGACTCAACCAGGTGTCG GAGTTTTTGCCTCAGCTTGATGACAGTGGAGGCTCCAAGG ATATCAAGGATCTGATGCGAGAGCAAGGCAGCAACAACTTGATTGTCACGTCAGCACAGCGGGAGATCCTCCGCCACAGCTCCCAGGACCCGATCC ATGTTGCCAACGTTGCCAACATGGTTCAGTCCTGCTTGGCTGCTGCTCTAGGAGGAGAGTTCCCTGGTCTGAGGGGAGTGGGAGCAGGGATGTCAGGGGGATTTGGTAGCTTACAACCTGGGGAGTGCATCTCCATCCCCCCCTCCCCTTCCAGTCAGGAAGACGGAGGAGAGAAGGGCCAGTTGGAAGAGATTGAGGGGATGCTGGAGCAGCTGTCCCAGCAGAGTCCTGACGAGGATGTGATTGTGATGGGAGCCTACTCCCCCCTGGGCCCCTCTGCTGAGTCAGGGAGCCTGGGGGACACTCCCATCAGCCCTCTCATAAAGAGCAGTCTGAGTGAGGAGCTGAGTGAGAACCTGTTGGGGCTGGGCCTTGACCCTGTGGCCTTCGCCCCAGGAACAGAGCACCCAGGCAGCCGCAGTGGGGTGGCCTTGGCTGCTGGCTCCACAGACAGCTGCTTCAGTGGGGGTGGGGCGGCCACGGACCGCGAGACCCTCAGCACCGTCAGCAGCTACCGCAGTGAGAAGACTGACTCCACCCAGCTGGAGAGCCCTTCACTCAGCCTGCCACGGAACATAGACGCAGGGACACCGACCTCTGCCCCAGCCCTGGGCATCAGTACCCTAGAGCCAGCAGAGGAGCCAGTGCTGCAGGGGGGAAGTGATACTGACGACCTGTCGGACAGTGAACTGCTGCGCTCCCCTGCCAAAGCGTGCTCTCTGGGCCAGGAGCTTGATAGGACACTAGTGGAAGGGGAAGATTTGCCACCTGTCCACTCAGATATTGTACAGCCCCCCTCCCTCCAGGACTCCTCTCCCTCCAGTAGTGGGCACTCCGAGTCCTGTGATTTGGACAGGAGggttccccccctcccccctccgagGCAGGCCAGCTCGGTGCCGTCAGGGCTGGCCCTGGGTCTAGTGTGTTCCGAGCCTGCGTTGCCCGTCTCCTCCACCCCATTCCTGCACTCTGAGCAGTCCTCTCTGCAGGCCCAGCAGGTGGTGCGCCCCAAAGACTTGAAGCTGCTGCGGACCGGTGGCAGTAGTGTGGGCCACCGGCCTGGCCGCAGGAAAGCCCCTCGTAAGCGAGGTGGAGCGGGAAGCAGCAGCTTTGACTGCGGTTCCTACAGGCGGCACCACGGGCAGCACAGAGACTACATCCCAGTGCGCAGCCGGCTGGGAGCTAAGGCCTACAGCGAGAGCCTGTTTGAGGACTCCAGTGACGAGGACGACGGCAGTGACATGAGCGCCGGCTCAAGTCTGGGCTCCCAGAGACGCTACAGCTCTGACGACGACGACGATGACGACTCGAGCTCCTCTACCTCCTGCTACTCCCCTGACCTCGCTAACGCTGGCATTACGAACCCGCCCCCCTCCTCCACCCAGCTGCCCAACCCCAGGGAAGGAGAGTTGTCTGAGACAGCTGGGCCATCCCACTCCCAAAGGGCTCAGAGGTCAGCTAGCACGGCTAGTGCTAAAACTCACGCCAGGGTGCTCAGTATGGACGGGGCCGGTGGGGGCCACACTAACACTGTGGCCCTGCCCTCCACCATGCTGACCTCCTCCACCCCCGCTCCACGACCCCTCACCGTCTCCAAGTCAGACCTGGAGGCCCGGACCTGCCACACAGACGGCTTCCCTGGAACTCACCACCATCGCCTGGACTCTCTGGGAGGCTCCTGGGCTGGCAACCAGACGGGCTGGAGGGCCGGGGAACTGGTGGAGGAGGGAGCTGTGGGGGGAG CTCTGGCCCCAGAGGAGGGGGGCAAGCGGGACTCGATGAGCAGTGTGAAGAGGACCCAGGCCATCCGCAGGCGACACAACGCGGGGAGCAACCCCACACCACCCCCCTCTACCATGGGCTCCCCACCCAG TCTCCAGGACCTCCAGCGTGCCCGTACCTCCTCACACTCGCGGACCCGGACCCTGCCCTCTGCCTTACAGTTCGCCACCTCACTACTGCTGCCCCGCGGGGGGGTCCACGAGGCCTCTACCTTTGACGACACCACAGAGGGGGCTGTGCACTACTTTTATGACGAGggtg GTGTGAAGAGATCGTACACGTTTGGACCTGCTGGAGGCGGTTATGAGGACCCAGTGGC GGAGCGGGAACGACAGTCCCAATCCTCCAGCTTCACTTCCACTGATGTCCAGGAGGGGGCCCCGGTGCTCACCATGCTCCAGCCCAGGCCCGTGGTTCTGCAGGGCATGCAGGTACGCAGGGTGCCCCTGGAGATGTCAGAGATGCCAGAG tttGACCTGGACCACGAGTCCCTGCATGAGTCCCACGAGAACACGCTGATGATCGAGGAGAAGGCCAAGCCCAAACAGTACTACCGTTTCTGGGTGCTGCCAGGGAAGTGGCTGAGGGTACGCTACGACCGCCTGGCCCTGCTGGCGCTACTGGACAG GAACCGTGGTGTAGGAGAGAATGTGTTTGCGGTGGTGCTGGCCAGCATGGTGGCCTTCCTGGGGTTCCTGCTGCTCCTGGAGGGCTTCTTCAGGGACATCTGGGTCTTCCAGTTCTGCCTGGTCATCGCCAGCTGTCAGTACTCACTACTGAAG AGTGTTCAACCAGATGCAGCCTCCCCAATGCAT GGCCATAACTGGGTCATCGTGTACAGTCGGCCCATCTACTTCTGCCTGTGCTGTGCTCTCATCTGGGTGTTAGACTTGACGGGGCGCTCAGGCCACCTGCAGCCCTTCTCACTCTACGGCGTCACCTTCTTCTCCGCTCACTTCCTGCTCTGTGCCAGGGACGTGCTCATAG TGTTTGCCTTGTGTTTCCCCGTCATTTTCCTTTTTGGGCTTCTACCTCAGGTCAATACCTTCCTCATGTGTCTGCTGGAGCAGGTCGACATGCACATTTTTGGGGGAACAG CCACCACCAGCCCCCTGTCGTCGCTTTACAGCCTGTTACGCAGTGTGTTGGTGGCCTCGTTGCTCTATGGATTCTGCCTCGGGGCTATCAATGCGCCCTGGGAACATCCCCATGTGCCAGTGCTGTTTTCAGTGTTCTGTGGTCTGCTCCTGGCCCTCTCCTACCACCTGAGCCGCCAAAGCAGTGACCCTGTCATCCTGTG GTCTCTGGTCCGCTCTAAGTTCTTTCCCGAGCTGGAGAGCCGGACCCCGGAGGAGCCTCCTCTGGAGATCAAAGACCCCCTGCCCGGGAAACTACGCGACTCTGTG agAGAGATTTTTCACTCGGACCTGGTCATGTGTCCCCTCATGGCTGTCATCACGTTTGCCATCAGTGCCAGCACCGTGTTCATCGCTCTGCAG cctGCTCTAAGTTACATCCTGTACATGGTGGCCGGGGTGGTGGGCTTCCTCACACACTACCTGCTGCCTCAGCTCCGCAAGCAGCTGCCCTGGTTCTGCCTGGCCCACCCCGTGCTCCGTTCTCGAGAGTACAGCCAGTTCGAGGTCCGCG ATGCCGCCCAGTTGATGTGGTTCGAGAAGCTGTATGCGTGGCTGCAGTGTGTGGAGAAGTACGTTATCTATCCGGCTGTAGTGCTCAACTCCCTCACTACAGAGGCGCAGCGCGTCAGCTTGAAACCCAAGGAGCTTGACATCTA cgGCCgtgctctcttcatctctctggcGGGGATGAAGCTGCTGCGCTCGTCTTTCTGCGCCCCGTCTCTGCAGTACGTCACGCTGTCCTTCACcgccctcttcttcctcttcgaCTACCCACACTTCTCAGAGACCTTCCTGCTCGACTACTTCTTTATGTCCATCCTTTTCAGCAAG CTCTGGGACCTGCTCTACAAGCTGCGTTTTGTCCTCACCTACATCGCTCCCTGGCAGATCACCTGGGGCTCTGCCTTCCACGCCTTCGCCCAGCCCTTCGCTGTGCCCC ACTCAGCCATGCTGTTTGTCCAGGCCGTGTTCTCggctctcttctccacccctcttAACCCTGTCCTGGGCAGTGCTGTGTTCGTCACCTCCTACACCAGGCCCGTCAAGTTCTGGGAGAGAGACTACAA CACCAAGAGGGTTGATCACTCCAACACGCGACTGGCCACCCAGCTGGACCGCAACCCAG GTGCTGACGACAACAACCTGAACTCCATCTTCTATGAGCACCTGACGCGCTCTCTGCAGCACAGCCTGTGTGGGGACCTGCTGTTGGGACGCTGGGGAAACTACACCACAGGAGACTGCTTCATTCTGGCCTCCGACTACCTCAACGCCCTGGTGCACGTCATCGAGATCGGCAACGGCCTGGTCACCTTCCAGCTGAGGGGGCTGGAGttcaggg GTACCTACTGCCAGCAGCGGGAGGTGGAGGCCATCACCGAAGGGGTGGAGGAGGACGAgggctgctgctgctgtgagCCAGGCCACCTGCCCCACATGCTCTCCTTCAATGCGGCGTTCGGCCAGCGCTGGCTGGCCTGGGAGGTGGCCGCCACCAAGTACGTCCTGGAGGGCTACAGCATCAGCGACAACAATGCCGCTTCCATGCTGCAGGTGTTCGACCTGCGCAAGATCCTCATCACCTACTACGTCAAG AGCATCATCTTCTACGTGAGTCGCTCTCCTAAACTGGAGGAGTGGCTGGCCAATGAGACGGTCCAGGAGGCGCTGCGGCCCTGCCTGGGCCCGGCCTACGTGGACAGTGACCCGACCTTCAACCTGAACATAGACGAGGACTACGACCACAGGGCCTCTGGCGTCACCCCCACTGCCTTCTGTATGGTCTACCTGGACTGGATCCAGTACTGCAACAGCAGACGCCCAACG CCAGTGGAGGACAGCGAGAGGGATTCTCCACTGATCACCCTGTGTTTTGGCCTCTGCATCCTGGGGAGGCGGGCTCTGGGCACAGCCTCCCACAGCATGTCAGCCAG CTTGGAGCCTTTCCTGTATGGCCTCCACGCCCTCTTCAAGGGGGACTTCCGCATCACCTCTCCCAGGGACGAGTGGGTGTTTGCTGACATGGACCTGTTGAACAGGGTGGTGGCCCCCGGGGTGCGCATGTCCCTCAAATTGCACCAG GACCACTTCACGTCCCCAGACGAGTACGAGGACCCGGTGGTTCTGTACGACGCCATCACTGCCAACGAGGAAAAGATGCTGATCAGCCACGAGGGCGACCCGGTGTGGCGCAGCGCCATCCTGGCCAACATGCCGTCACTGCTGGCCCTGCGCCACGTCATGGACGACGGCAGTGACGAGTACAAGATCATCATGCTCAACAAGCGGTTCCTCAGCTTCAGGGTCATCAAGGTGAACAGGGAGTGTGTGCGCGGGCTGTGGGCAGGCCAGCAGCAGGAGCTGGTGTTCCTGCGGAACCGGAACCCGGAGCGCGGCAGCATACAGAATGCCAAGCAGGCCCTGAGGAACATGATCAACTCGTCATGTGACCAGCCCATCGGCTACCCCATCTACGTGTCGCCCCTCACCACCTCCTACGCAGGGGGGCACACCCAGCTCCGCTCCGTCTGGGGGGGGCCTGTTAGCCCCCATAACATCTACACCTGGCTCATCAGCAGCTGGGACAG GTTACAGAAGGGTTGTGGGGCTGGCTGCAACAGTGGAGGGAACATCGAGGACTCGGACTGCGGCGGCGGCTCCACCTCCATCTCCAACAACCCAGCGGCTCACACCACCCAGAGCACCCCGGCCTCCAGCCTGCCCCTGCCCCAGCCCCACTTCACCTCCATCCACCCTCCCATGG GAACTGACAACCCTGTGGGCCCCACCCCCACCTGGCCCCACCACCCTCAGCCCCTCCCCTTGGCCCTGCTCAGCCAGTCAGAGGGCAGGATGGACGCTGGGCTGGTCACCTCCCTCCACCGGACCTCGTCCATCCAGGGCCTCCTGGGCCAGCACCTGTCCAGCTCCCAGCTGTCCTTCAGTAGCTCTGTGGCCATGCCTTCCCTGCCCGGCCCAGAGCGCTTCTGCCCAGGCAGCTTCCAGGAGGGGGTGCACAGAGGGTCCGGACGGACAGGACATGGCCTGGGGCAGGGCAGCGGGCTGCACTATGAGGGCCTATACGGGAAGTGGAGCCTGTCTGGCAGGAAGGGCTTCAACGGGCCAGCCTCCGCTGAGAGCGACAGCGGAGGGTCTCCATGCATACGGACACAG TCTACTCCACCTGCAGCCCGGCTTGAGGCCAGCCCAACCCAGGACCCACTGGGCGTTACTCAGTCCGCGGAGACCACGACCCTCACTGCAGGGGAGCCCCCCAGCCCCGCCCCTCGGGAGGAGTCCACAGAGCTGCCTTTACTTGAGCACCTGGATTGA